Proteins co-encoded in one Timaviella obliquedivisa GSE-PSE-MK23-08B genomic window:
- the fghA gene encoding S-formylglutathione hydrolase, producing MTLKLNSQYACFGGTVQFYSHFSEACNSEMRFSVYIPPQAQSESVPVLYFLSGLTCTEENFMTKAGAQQFAAKYGVMLVAPDTSPRNTATAGEEEDWDLGTGAGFYVDATEMPWRSHYKMYSYVVRELPQLIAKNFSVKSDRQSIFGHSMGGHGALVCALRNSDRYRSVSAFAPIVAPIQCPWGQKALSHYLGQNSEHWKAYDASELIQTHSFPSPILIDQGTADTFLEKQLMSQVFEQACDRVGQALNLRMQEGYDHSYYFISTFIEDHIQHHAERLWQ from the coding sequence GTGACTCTTAAACTTAACTCCCAGTATGCTTGCTTTGGCGGAACGGTTCAGTTCTACAGCCATTTTTCTGAGGCGTGCAACAGCGAAATGAGGTTTTCGGTATACATTCCACCGCAGGCTCAATCAGAGTCCGTCCCAGTGCTGTATTTTTTGTCGGGGCTAACCTGCACCGAAGAAAACTTTATGACCAAAGCTGGGGCGCAGCAGTTTGCGGCAAAGTATGGAGTAATGCTGGTTGCACCAGATACTAGTCCTCGAAACACCGCCACAGCAGGCGAAGAAGAGGATTGGGATTTGGGTACAGGAGCAGGGTTTTATGTCGATGCGACTGAGATGCCCTGGCGATCGCACTACAAGATGTACAGCTATGTGGTGCGGGAGTTACCTCAGCTAATTGCCAAAAATTTTTCTGTTAAAAGCGATCGCCAGAGCATTTTTGGTCATTCCATGGGCGGTCATGGCGCGTTAGTTTGTGCGTTGCGAAATAGCGATCGCTATCGTTCTGTTTCAGCATTTGCCCCCATTGTTGCCCCGATCCAATGCCCGTGGGGACAAAAAGCATTGAGTCATTATCTCGGACAAAATTCCGAGCATTGGAAAGCATACGATGCCAGTGAATTAATTCAGACACATTCTTTTCCTTCCCCCATTCTGATCGATCAAGGAACGGCGGATACTTTTCTAGAAAAGCAACTCATGTCGCAGGTCTTTGAACAAGCTTGCGATCGGGTTGGGCAGGCGCTGAACTTGCGAATGCAAGAAGGATACGATCACAGTTACTACTTCATTTCCACCTTCATAGAAGATCATATTCAGCATCATGCAGAGAGATTGTGGCAATAA
- a CDS encoding TIGR02391 family protein: MELKREISRVLYLAIREKYERGWYRDAILAAITCLEDCIREKANFERDQILINPESCFHRAFGNIDPLIKINERTAIAHLYEQQGFAQIVLGIHQGIRTPRIHGELCDDEKTTNTIIVFIDYLIQRIQAANG, from the coding sequence ATGGAACTGAAGCGAGAAATTTCGAGGGTACTCTATCTGGCGATTCGGGAGAAATACGAGCGCGGCTGGTATCGGGATGCAATTTTGGCAGCGATTACTTGTTTAGAAGATTGCATTCGGGAAAAGGCAAACTTTGAACGAGATCAGATTTTAATCAATCCTGAAAGCTGCTTTCATCGCGCATTTGGGAATATTGATCCGCTGATTAAGATTAATGAGAGAACGGCGATCGCCCATCTTTACGAACAGCAAGGTTTTGCCCAAATAGTGTTAGGTATCCACCAAGGCATTCGTACCCCTCGTATTCATGGAGAACTGTGCGATGACGAAAAAACGACCAATACGATTATTGTATTTATTGACTATTTAATTCAACGGATTCAAGCTGCAAACGGGTGA
- a CDS encoding DUF4870 domain-containing protein — MQSSDAGKRKLLSILSHGSIFISLSLVGIAIPIAISVLSEDSVVKANAKEAINFHFNVWFWGAILGSIYGVLSFISFGLLGLVLWPLLVLGFLLHWGLTIWAIAHCLGDSNQPFRYPFIFRLV; from the coding sequence ATGCAAAGCTCGGATGCTGGAAAACGTAAGCTGCTATCGATTCTGAGCCATGGATCGATTTTTATTAGCCTTTCACTGGTTGGCATTGCTATCCCGATAGCAATCTCTGTTCTTTCCGAGGATTCGGTCGTTAAAGCCAACGCCAAGGAAGCCATTAACTTCCACTTTAACGTGTGGTTCTGGGGGGCAATTCTGGGCAGCATTTATGGCGTGCTATCGTTTATCAGCTTCGGTCTATTGGGCTTGGTGCTATGGCCTTTACTTGTTTTAGGATTCTTGCTGCACTGGGGTCTGACGATTTGGGCGATCGCGCACTGCTTGGGCGATTCTAACCAACCTTTCCGCTATCCTTTTATTTTTCGTTTGGTGTAA
- a CDS encoding inorganic phosphate transporter, whose amino-acid sequence MTLLFLTSLLAFYLAWNLGANDVANSMGTAVGSKALTLRQALAIAGILEFAGALLLGQEVSATLATQIINPAHFTPSPQEFIAGMIAVVIACGVWLNIATLFGLPVSSSHAVVGAIAGFAWVASSLDGVAWQAIGLISLTWVITPVVSGAIAAALYSWVKYWILDQPDPLMHLLEWIPWLSACVVGTFGCLVFPTLVEKVEWGNHILPIEQIAVGGTLSVGLAIVVWRTALTQVESSLIPFQIFSAGLVAFAHGANDVGNAIAPLSAIVYASTTGSIPNQSFATPLWVLIIGGVGIVGGLATWGKKVIATVGEGIIPLQPSVGFCAQWGTAVTVLVASQLGFPVSTSHAIVGSVVGIGLVQGNVQFKPLRGIGLAWVVTIPIAASLSALIFEIIR is encoded by the coding sequence ATGACGCTCCTTTTCTTAACTAGCCTGCTCGCCTTCTATCTCGCTTGGAACCTGGGAGCCAATGACGTTGCAAATTCCATGGGGACAGCGGTTGGATCTAAAGCCTTAACGTTGAGGCAGGCATTGGCGATCGCCGGAATTTTAGAATTTGCTGGAGCGCTTTTACTGGGGCAAGAAGTTTCTGCAACCTTAGCCACACAAATCATTAATCCCGCTCATTTTACGCCCAGTCCGCAAGAGTTTATTGCTGGGATGATTGCAGTCGTGATTGCCTGCGGAGTCTGGCTAAACATTGCCACGCTGTTTGGCTTGCCCGTCTCGTCCTCCCATGCCGTAGTGGGGGCGATCGCCGGGTTTGCTTGGGTTGCTAGTAGCCTTGATGGCGTAGCTTGGCAGGCGATCGGGCTGATTTCTTTAACTTGGGTGATCACGCCCGTAGTGAGTGGCGCGATCGCCGCTGCTCTTTATAGTTGGGTCAAATATTGGATTCTCGATCAGCCCGATCCTCTCATGCACCTCCTAGAGTGGATACCCTGGTTAAGTGCCTGTGTGGTAGGTACTTTTGGCTGCTTAGTGTTTCCAACCTTAGTCGAAAAAGTAGAGTGGGGCAATCATATTTTGCCCATTGAGCAAATCGCTGTCGGTGGAACTTTGAGCGTTGGACTAGCAATTGTAGTTTGGAGGACAGCATTAACTCAGGTCGAATCATCGCTCATTCCATTCCAAATCTTTAGTGCTGGCTTGGTTGCTTTTGCCCATGGTGCAAATGATGTGGGCAATGCAATTGCCCCTCTGTCGGCGATCGTCTATGCCAGTACAACAGGCTCTATTCCCAATCAAAGCTTTGCAACGCCGCTGTGGGTGCTGATCATTGGTGGCGTGGGCATTGTAGGAGGCTTAGCAACGTGGGGCAAAAAGGTAATTGCAACAGTAGGAGAAGGGATTATTCCACTTCAGCCCAGCGTAGGCTTTTGTGCGCAGTGGGGAACTGCCGTGACGGTTTTGGTGGCTTCTCAACTTGGGTTTCCGGTTTCAACTTCCCATGCAATTGTGGGCAGCGTGGTGGGAATTGGGTTGGTGCAAGGGAATGTCCAATTTAAGCCACTGCGAGGGATCGGCTTGGCATGGGTCGTGACAATTCCGATCGCCGCTAGCTTAAGCGCACTCATCTTTGAGATCATTCGTTAG
- a CDS encoding tyrosine-type recombinase/integrase produces the protein MGDRTGSLAFGSHHLHESGLQIAIKRVFRAAKIDKRLSCHTCRHSFATHLFENGYDIRIIQDLLGHKDIKTTMIYTHVLNRGGQGVKSLLDL, from the coding sequence ATGGGCGATCGGACGGGTTCACTCGCTTTTGGCAGTCATCATCTCCATGAAAGCGGCTTACAGATAGCGATCAAACGGGTCTTCCGCGCTGCCAAAATCGATAAACGGCTCAGTTGCCATACTTGCCGCCACAGCTTTGCGACTCACCTGTTCGAAAACGGTTATGACATCCGCATAATTCAAGACTTACTGGGGCATAAGGATATCAAAACGACGATGATTTATACGCATGTTTTAAATCGAGGAGGACAGGGGGTTAAAAGTCTGCTCGATCTTTAA
- a CDS encoding DUF2809 domain-containing protein, translated as MHKANYKVYRTALLVGIALIIPLGYGVRFAPGLGMPLLQDIFGSLAYQILLMLIFTFFYPRASLVKVAVWVCVASCVSELLQLWQPPFLQAIRATWLGRIVLGNTFTLSDFPPYAVGSFLGWLGLKWLRRKMVHPFAA; from the coding sequence ATGCACAAAGCTAACTATAAAGTCTACCGTACTGCACTTCTAGTCGGTATTGCTCTGATTATTCCCTTGGGGTACGGCGTGCGTTTTGCTCCAGGTTTAGGAATGCCATTGTTGCAAGATATCTTTGGCAGTCTTGCTTATCAAATTCTTTTAATGTTAATTTTCACGTTCTTTTACCCTCGTGCATCATTGGTAAAAGTGGCAGTCTGGGTTTGTGTAGCATCCTGTGTGAGCGAACTGCTCCAACTCTGGCAACCTCCGTTTCTACAAGCCATTCGCGCTACCTGGTTAGGACGGATTGTCTTAGGAAACACGTTTACACTGTCAGATTTTCCACCCTATGCGGTGGGTAGTTTTTTAGGCTGGCTGGGGCTAAAATGGCTGCGTCGAAAGATGGTTCACCCGTTTGCAGCTTGA
- a CDS encoding GNAT family N-acetyltransferase — protein MVELLRPLVTWINQLAEVPQSEWDALAMPLKTPFLEWEWLNNMETSGSTSPRTGWLPNHLTVWRDPSGNGGADRHLIAAAPLYLKGHSQGEFVFDHQWADLANRMGIEYYPKMLGMSPFTPAEGYRFLIAPEEDEDEITALMIEAIDHFCIQNHISGCNFLYVDPEWRSIMERHGFSSWMHHSYIWSNQNFQGFDDYLGAFNANQRRNIKRERKAVEKAGLIIKPLTGEQLSTALLSRVYDFYCDTCDKFGWWGSKYLTRRFFEQLYPNYSHRVVMFAVYDAKDTQDPVGMSFCLTKDTNLYGRYWGAFQDFENLHFDTCYYTPIEWAIAHNIQTFDPGAGGQHKKRRGFPATQNYSLHRFYNRRFSEILRTYMGEVNMMEQQKIEAMNANIPFKQEQEQGSEEKEVGDFTILAD, from the coding sequence ATGGTTGAACTGCTTCGTCCCCTCGTGACCTGGATTAATCAACTGGCTGAAGTTCCCCAATCTGAGTGGGACGCTTTGGCAATGCCGCTCAAAACTCCATTTTTAGAATGGGAGTGGCTCAACAATATGGAAACCTCTGGTAGTACTAGTCCGAGGACCGGCTGGCTGCCAAACCATCTCACGGTTTGGCGCGACCCTAGCGGCAACGGCGGAGCCGATCGCCACCTCATTGCAGCAGCACCGCTCTACCTAAAGGGGCATAGCCAAGGCGAGTTTGTCTTTGACCACCAGTGGGCAGATTTAGCGAACCGAATGGGCATTGAGTACTACCCCAAAATGCTGGGAATGTCACCGTTCACGCCTGCTGAGGGCTACCGCTTTTTAATTGCGCCCGAAGAAGATGAGGACGAAATTACAGCGTTAATGATTGAGGCGATCGATCACTTTTGCATTCAGAACCATATATCAGGCTGCAATTTTCTCTACGTTGATCCTGAGTGGCGATCGATCATGGAACGCCATGGGTTTAGCTCTTGGATGCACCATAGCTACATTTGGAGCAACCAAAACTTTCAGGGATTTGACGACTATTTGGGCGCGTTCAACGCCAATCAACGACGTAATATTAAAAGAGAGCGGAAAGCGGTAGAGAAGGCAGGGTTAATTATTAAACCTCTGACAGGCGAACAGCTTTCAACAGCGCTTTTGTCACGGGTCTATGACTTTTACTGTGATACTTGCGACAAGTTTGGTTGGTGGGGTAGTAAATATCTGACCCGTCGCTTTTTTGAACAGCTTTATCCTAACTACAGCCATCGAGTTGTGATGTTTGCAGTATATGATGCAAAAGACACTCAAGATCCAGTGGGCATGTCGTTTTGTTTAACGAAAGATACGAATCTTTATGGACGCTACTGGGGAGCATTTCAGGATTTTGAGAATTTGCATTTTGATACGTGCTATTACACCCCTATTGAATGGGCGATCGCGCATAATATTCAAACTTTTGATCCCGGTGCTGGAGGGCAGCATAAGAAGCGCCGAGGTTTTCCGGCTACTCAAAACTATTCACTCCACCGTTTCTACAACCGCCGCTTTTCTGAAATTTTGCGCACCTACATGGGTGAAGTCAATATGATGGAGCAACAGAAAATTGAGGCAATGAATGCAAATATACCCTTTAAGCAGGAACAGGAGCAAGGGAGCGAAGAGAAGGAAGTTGGAGATTTCACAATCTTGGCTGATTGA
- a CDS encoding S-(hydroxymethyl)glutathione dehydrogenase, with amino-acid sequence MDVKAAVAFEAGKPLTIETVHLDLPKEGEVLVEIKATGVCHTDAYTLSGADPEGLFPTILGHEGAGVVVEVGAGVKSLKPGDHVIPLYTPECRNCDYCLSGKTNLCQAIRTTQGRGVMPDGTSRFALQSRSQKGKPNGSSPFSIDKTMIHHYMGTSTFAQYTVLPEIALAKIREDAPFEKVCYIGCGVTTGIGAVINTAKVEPGANVVVFGLGGIGLNVIQGARMVGANMIVGVDLNPKKRSLAEKLGMTHFVNPSEVEGDLVPYLVDLTKGGADYSFECIGNVKLMRQALECCHKGWGVSVIIGVAGAGQEISTRPFQLVTGRVWKGSAFGGAKGRTDVPKIVDWYMDGKINIEDLITKVMPIEQVNEAFDIMHRGEGIRTVLTF; translated from the coding sequence ATGGATGTCAAAGCCGCCGTTGCTTTTGAAGCTGGCAAGCCTCTAACGATTGAAACCGTTCATCTCGACCTTCCCAAAGAAGGCGAAGTTTTAGTAGAAATTAAAGCAACGGGGGTGTGCCACACTGACGCTTATACGCTATCAGGGGCTGATCCCGAAGGTTTATTTCCAACCATCTTGGGGCATGAAGGCGCCGGTGTGGTGGTTGAAGTCGGGGCGGGGGTGAAGTCGCTTAAACCTGGCGATCATGTGATTCCTCTGTACACGCCAGAATGCCGTAACTGCGACTATTGCCTCAGCGGTAAAACCAACCTTTGTCAGGCAATCCGGACGACGCAGGGGCGCGGGGTGATGCCCGATGGCACCAGTCGCTTTGCCCTACAGAGCCGATCGCAGAAGGGTAAGCCCAATGGCTCCAGCCCTTTTTCAATTGATAAAACCATGATTCATCACTACATGGGCACGTCTACTTTTGCCCAATACACGGTGTTACCCGAAATCGCTTTAGCGAAGATTCGGGAAGATGCACCTTTTGAAAAGGTCTGCTACATCGGTTGTGGAGTGACCACAGGCATTGGGGCAGTGATCAATACGGCAAAAGTTGAACCAGGGGCAAATGTCGTGGTGTTTGGGTTGGGCGGCATTGGATTGAATGTCATTCAGGGCGCTCGCATGGTAGGCGCAAATATGATTGTCGGCGTAGATCTCAATCCTAAAAAGCGATCGCTGGCTGAGAAACTAGGCATGACGCACTTTGTCAACCCCAGCGAAGTTGAAGGCGATCTGGTTCCCTACCTGGTAGATTTAACTAAAGGCGGCGCAGATTATAGCTTTGAGTGCATTGGAAACGTTAAATTAATGCGGCAAGCGCTGGAATGTTGCCACAAAGGTTGGGGCGTTAGCGTCATTATTGGCGTAGCGGGTGCAGGGCAAGAAATTAGCACTCGTCCATTTCAACTGGTTACCGGACGAGTCTGGAAAGGTTCGGCGTTTGGTGGGGCAAAGGGTAGAACAGATGTGCCCAAGATTGTGGATTGGTATATGGATGGCAAGATCAATATTGAGGATTTAATCACCAAGGTCATGCCGATCGAGCAAGTCAATGAAGCATTCGACATCATGCACAGAGGCGAAGGCATCCGTACTGTTTTGACTTTTTAA
- a CDS encoding SH3 domain-containing protein, producing MISRNSGTSLKQATTLNVNAQNTAYQNAIGDADAGKYYRFQLNQKSSLESNTKGTKASTQNQSTIAAKTKVATFNSWNATANSALSTKDLYVRSAKAKTASTNNPGKWNASFLNRTSSDVADYNSYDFSRPAATLDLGSGGSKGKTAAQLKISFGNGRPTSNVQSNNFAMQAWTSVKLQEGKFYKVSSKSDDGTRFFFKDQQTGQVLTTLSGDWRTRSTRAPEWNKVLSVPKGGKYDFYVQYYDKSGRSSINVKLEEVEQTGRVKTSTGLNVRQQPSTTGNTPFRLLKQNDTFKISKQVKSNDASNPAWYEIKTKDGKRGFVSAGSGLSELVGGSNVVTLGTSEGGGGIISKPPITPTTPTIPTTPGNTGGFGSSSGSIPSKGLVKGSSIGLRSGAGTSAAILSDLSKNASLNIVGKVAGDRYYVNDVPYDQWYQVKASNGQTGYVAAYYVDGGDNGGKYSSSLNPKSTYYGEHLKAAQPYKAAVTAAASPYKWLKPSILAAIGSRESGWGLFLDSQDKGDSGYGHGIMQIDSDSHAEFIRTKDWRNPGVNIQYAVDNVLAEYYSYLSRNTSLTGFDLLRGAIASYNAGPSNVVAALRAGLDVDGYTTGKDYSWDVIQRAGWFQDNGWA from the coding sequence ATGATATCAAGAAATAGTGGAACCAGCCTTAAGCAGGCGACAACCTTGAATGTGAACGCTCAAAATACTGCTTATCAGAACGCGATCGGTGATGCTGATGCAGGTAAATATTACCGTTTTCAGTTAAATCAAAAAAGTAGCCTTGAATCAAATACCAAAGGCACTAAAGCTTCGACCCAAAACCAATCTACGATCGCCGCCAAAACCAAAGTCGCCACCTTCAATTCTTGGAATGCTACTGCCAATTCTGCATTATCGACTAAAGATCTTTATGTGCGATCGGCAAAAGCTAAAACTGCATCTACCAATAACCCTGGCAAATGGAATGCAAGCTTCCTCAACCGCACTTCCAGCGACGTTGCCGACTATAATTCATACGATTTTAGCCGTCCTGCTGCCACCCTTGATCTAGGATCTGGCGGCAGCAAAGGCAAAACAGCAGCTCAACTGAAAATTAGTTTTGGCAACGGTCGTCCGACTAGCAATGTTCAAAGCAATAATTTTGCTATGCAGGCTTGGACAAGCGTGAAGCTACAAGAAGGCAAGTTTTATAAGGTTTCAAGTAAGTCAGACGATGGGACTCGCTTCTTCTTCAAAGATCAGCAAACAGGACAAGTATTAACTACATTGAGTGGCGATTGGCGCACTCGTAGTACTAGAGCCCCTGAATGGAATAAGGTGCTAAGCGTGCCCAAAGGCGGTAAGTACGACTTTTATGTACAGTACTACGACAAGAGCGGGCGATCGAGCATCAATGTAAAGTTGGAAGAAGTGGAACAAACAGGGCGGGTGAAAACTTCAACCGGACTCAATGTTCGCCAACAGCCTTCAACAACAGGCAACACTCCCTTCCGGTTACTAAAACAAAACGACACGTTCAAGATTAGTAAGCAAGTCAAATCTAACGATGCCAGCAATCCTGCGTGGTATGAGATTAAAACTAAGGACGGCAAGCGGGGCTTTGTTTCGGCGGGGTCTGGGTTGTCTGAACTGGTAGGTGGCTCTAATGTTGTAACGCTAGGCACGAGTGAGGGCGGGGGTGGCATCATTTCCAAACCGCCCATAACTCCAACGACCCCAACTATCCCCACAACTCCTGGTAACACAGGAGGATTTGGATCAAGCAGTGGTTCTATTCCTTCTAAAGGGCTTGTTAAAGGTAGCTCGATCGGCTTGCGATCGGGAGCGGGAACGAGTGCAGCAATTCTAAGTGATTTGTCTAAGAACGCTTCCTTGAACATTGTTGGCAAAGTTGCTGGAGATAGGTATTACGTCAATGATGTCCCTTATGACCAGTGGTATCAGGTCAAAGCCAGCAATGGTCAAACGGGATACGTTGCGGCTTACTACGTTGACGGCGGCGATAATGGCGGCAAGTATTCCTCTTCTCTTAATCCTAAGAGCACCTACTATGGGGAGCACCTTAAGGCAGCACAGCCTTATAAAGCGGCGGTAACTGCGGCAGCATCTCCCTACAAGTGGCTGAAACCCTCAATTTTGGCGGCGATCGGTTCCCGTGAATCGGGTTGGGGCTTGTTCCTCGACTCCCAGGATAAGGGAGATAGCGGGTATGGTCATGGGATCATGCAAATTGACAGCGATTCTCATGCAGAATTTATCCGAACCAAAGACTGGCGTAATCCGGGCGTTAACATCCAGTACGCCGTTGATAATGTGTTGGCTGAGTACTATAGCTATTTATCTCGGAACACCAGTCTTACGGGCTTTGACTTGCTGAGGGGCGCGATCGCCTCCTACAATGCAGGCCCTAGCAACGTTGTTGCCGCTCTTAGGGCTGGGCTGGATGTGGATGGCTATACCACAGGCAAAGATTATTCTTGGGATGTTATCCAACGCGCAGGTTGGTTCCAAGACAATGGTTGGGCTTAA
- a CDS encoding glycoside hydrolase family 10 protein has product MKYSYLSDYISTILKMYRPFRSKFLYVIPFLISLVAILLFSNPVFSEAIRLRTTLPLQEIRGVWLTNVDSEVMFSRAGIRNTFNQLTQLKFNTVYPVVWNWGYTQYPSAIAQQTYGLAVDPRSPGLQNRDALAEMVEIGHRRGLAIVPWFEFGFMTTAESEMASRHPNWITQRRDGSQIWQEGIYQRKWLNPFQPEVQQFIQNLVLEIVTQYNIDGIQFDDHFGLPHEFGYDEYTVQLYRQEHQGNLPPSNAEDPEWIKWRANKITAFMRQLFRAIKDQKEEVVVSLSPNRYDFALNKHLQDWRTWEREGLVEELVVQVYTSSVTGLINELARPEVQEARRHIPTGVGILTGLKDRPVAIRQVQEQVEAVRRQGFAGVSFFFYETMWNLSDESISDRQSVFRSLFSRSALRPILAKKPHAQS; this is encoded by the coding sequence ATGAAATATAGTTATTTGTCGGACTATATTTCTACCATCCTAAAAATGTATCGCCCATTCCGCTCTAAATTTTTATACGTCATTCCTTTCTTGATTAGCCTTGTTGCCATTTTGCTATTTAGCAATCCCGTCTTTTCTGAAGCAATTCGCCTCCGCACAACGCTTCCTCTGCAAGAAATTCGGGGAGTATGGCTGACCAATGTAGATAGCGAAGTGATGTTCAGTCGGGCAGGCATTCGGAACACCTTTAACCAACTAACGCAACTAAAATTTAACACTGTTTATCCGGTAGTTTGGAACTGGGGCTATACCCAATATCCTAGTGCGATCGCCCAGCAAACTTATGGTCTAGCCGTTGACCCCCGATCGCCTGGGCTACAGAACCGTGATGCCTTAGCAGAAATGGTTGAGATTGGGCATCGGCGGGGCTTGGCGATCGTTCCCTGGTTTGAGTTTGGCTTCATGACCACTGCCGAATCTGAAATGGCAAGTCGTCATCCTAACTGGATTACGCAACGCCGCGATGGCTCACAAATTTGGCAAGAAGGCATTTATCAACGCAAATGGCTCAATCCTTTTCAGCCAGAGGTGCAGCAGTTCATTCAAAATTTGGTTTTAGAAATCGTTACCCAATACAATATTGATGGCATTCAGTTTGATGATCACTTTGGCTTACCTCATGAGTTCGGCTACGATGAGTATACTGTGCAGCTTTATCGTCAAGAACATCAGGGTAACTTGCCTCCCAGCAATGCTGAAGATCCAGAATGGATTAAGTGGCGAGCTAACAAGATTACTGCGTTCATGCGTCAGCTATTCCGAGCCATTAAAGATCAAAAAGAAGAGGTAGTCGTCTCGCTATCTCCTAATCGCTATGACTTTGCGCTAAACAAACATCTGCAAGACTGGCGAACCTGGGAGCGGGAAGGCTTAGTTGAAGAGTTGGTGGTGCAAGTTTATACCAGCAGTGTAACTGGACTTATAAATGAGTTAGCACGTCCAGAGGTACAAGAAGCACGCAGGCATATTCCGACTGGGGTTGGGATTTTAACAGGGTTGAAGGATCGTCCAGTAGCAATTCGGCAGGTGCAAGAGCAAGTGGAAGCAGTTCGTAGACAAGGGTTTGCAGGAGTGTCATTCTTTTTTTATGAGACGATGTGGAATTTAAGTGATGAATCAATCAGCGATCGCCAGTCCGTATTTCGTTCTCTGTTTTCTCGTTCCGCCCTTCGTCCCATTTTAGCAAAAAAGCCCCATGCACAAAGCTAA